Sequence from the Candidatus Tanganyikabacteria bacterium genome:
GCCTGGTGCCCGGTAGGATTGTCATATCCCTTGTCGAGGCACAGGTGCCGAGGAGATGCCTCGGTCGGTTGCGGGCGCTCCACCACGACGGCACCGAGCGTCGCTGCGAGGAGCTTGGTGTCGTGCACATTCGCCCCGCCGATGGCCACCGCCAGCGGGCCCCCATCTGCCTCGACCAGGACGCTGCGTTTGACGCCTTTCTTCCCGCGATCGGTCGGGTTCAGGCCGATCAGGTCCCCCCCATCCGCGCCTTGCCCATCGCGCCGTCCGCGGATTGCCAGTTCCACTTCACGCCCCCCAGCTCCTCGCAGTCCCGGACGAGGATGGCCCAGATCTTCTCGAACACGCCGAGGCGGCACCAGTTCTGGAAGTGCCGGTGAACCGTACCGTCGTCGCCGAACTCCCTGGGTAGCTGGTTCCATGCCTATCCGGTTAGCCCACATGAGCCAGCG
This genomic interval carries:
- a CDS encoding transposase translates to MELAIRGRRDGQGADGGDLIGLNPTDRGKKGVKRSVLVEADGGPLAVAIGGANVHDTKLLAATLGAVVVERPQPTEASPRHLCLDKGYDNPTGHQAAAAFGYVAHIRRIGEEKLDDRRKKTRPARRWVVERTLAWPSKCRALSIRYDKKSVTGTEAGATHLGLLQLACALLWYRRKLRLAKVGG